The following are encoded together in the Microterricola viridarii genome:
- a CDS encoding SulP family inorganic anion transporter — protein sequence MQRPLAGLNRGNLVRELTAGVTLLAIAIPLNIGYAQIAGLPPTAGLYALIVPTVVYALLVSSRQLVVSPDAAAAALVASSIGGLATAGSVDYASLALAQAIICGILFVLMAFFKLGFLANFLSKPILVGFVGGLALDILVSQIAKMLGVKIDSGGEFTEKVVGLVSGLGTANLWSVVIAAVAVAVLLIGKRLARAVPWALVVLILATALVVAADLVDTGVDVLGEVPAGPPTITWPVIEWSSWFVLIPSAIALTLITTAEGLLVSRSYAERNGYKTSPNRDLFAFGLGNIAAGASGSFAMGSSTSRTAAMDQVGSRTQLPSLVLAVGTLLLLIFGTALLADIPSPAIGAIVAVAILPLLGIRDFAAFWRADRFEFAIAAVCFVVTLFVGSIPGIVVAFVLALINLAKRAANPAIDVLQRGGTPTESLLMGAPAGSITAPGIIVIRLAAPLFFANADVFSQSVHNAVRAADGLRYLIVDMEAVTDVDVTGAESFAALKVWLATHNVELGFSRVRPDARERLRQLGMLGDERVFPTNRAAIEELVPDTE from the coding sequence CCGACGGCGGGCCTGTACGCGCTCATCGTGCCCACCGTCGTCTACGCCCTGCTCGTCTCCTCCCGCCAGCTGGTCGTGTCGCCGGATGCCGCCGCGGCCGCGCTCGTCGCGTCGTCAATCGGCGGGCTCGCGACGGCCGGGAGCGTCGACTACGCCTCCCTCGCCCTCGCGCAGGCGATCATCTGTGGCATCTTGTTCGTGCTGATGGCGTTCTTCAAGCTCGGCTTCCTCGCGAACTTCCTCTCCAAGCCGATCCTGGTCGGCTTCGTCGGCGGTCTCGCCCTCGACATCCTGGTCAGCCAGATCGCGAAGATGCTCGGCGTGAAGATTGACTCGGGCGGGGAGTTCACCGAGAAGGTCGTGGGGCTCGTGAGCGGGCTCGGCACCGCCAACCTGTGGTCGGTGGTGATCGCGGCCGTCGCCGTTGCCGTACTGCTGATCGGCAAGAGGCTGGCCCGCGCCGTGCCCTGGGCCCTCGTGGTGCTGATTCTCGCCACGGCGCTCGTCGTCGCCGCCGACCTCGTCGACACGGGAGTCGACGTGCTGGGGGAGGTGCCGGCGGGCCCGCCGACGATCACCTGGCCGGTGATCGAGTGGTCCAGCTGGTTCGTCCTCATTCCCTCCGCGATCGCGCTGACGCTCATCACCACGGCGGAGGGCCTGCTCGTCTCGCGCTCCTACGCCGAGCGGAACGGGTACAAGACATCGCCCAACCGCGACCTGTTCGCCTTCGGCCTGGGCAACATCGCAGCCGGGGCAAGTGGCAGCTTCGCCATGGGCTCATCCACCTCGCGCACCGCCGCGATGGACCAGGTCGGCTCGCGCACCCAGCTGCCGTCGCTCGTGCTGGCCGTCGGCACCCTGCTGCTGTTGATCTTCGGCACGGCACTCCTCGCCGACATCCCGTCCCCGGCCATCGGCGCAATCGTCGCGGTCGCGATTCTGCCGCTGCTCGGCATCCGCGACTTCGCGGCCTTCTGGCGGGCCGACCGGTTCGAGTTCGCGATCGCCGCGGTGTGCTTTGTCGTCACCTTGTTCGTCGGGTCGATCCCCGGCATCGTCGTCGCCTTCGTGCTGGCACTGATCAACCTCGCGAAGCGCGCGGCCAACCCTGCCATCGACGTGCTCCAACGCGGGGGCACCCCGACAGAGTCGCTGCTGATGGGTGCGCCGGCCGGCAGCATCACGGCGCCCGGCATCATCGTCATCCGCCTCGCCGCGCCGCTCTTCTTCGCCAACGCAGACGTCTTCAGCCAGTCGGTCCACAACGCGGTGCGCGCGGCCGACGGCCTCCGGTACCTGATCGTCGACATGGAGGCCGTCACAGACGTCGATGTCACGGGCGCCGAGTCGTTCGCGGCACTGAAGGTGTGGCTCGCCACCCACAACGTCGAGCTCGGCTTCAGCCGGGTGCGGCCCGACGCGCGCGAGCGGCTCCGCCAGCTGGGAATGCTCGGCGATGAGCGCGTGTTCCCGACGAACCGCGCCGCCATCGAGGAACTCGTGCCCGATACTGAGTAG